In Halovulum dunhuangense, one genomic interval encodes:
- the pyrF gene encoding orotidine-5'-phosphate decarboxylase, with protein MQNPNDRLIVALDLPNALEGLRMAERLGPDVTFYKIGLGMLTGGGLALADELKQKGKRVFLDMKLFDIPATVEAAVTGLCRWDIDFLTVHGDPNVVSAAAAGRGDKQTKILAVTVLTSSDRTDLDLALMRPGSVADIVLERARLAFLAGADGVIASAEEARAIRDLPEARGKLIVTPGIRPLGSAKGDQKRIATPAGAINNGADHIVVGRPVWNAPDPAEAARSILAELP; from the coding sequence ATGCAGAACCCCAACGATCGCCTCATCGTCGCGCTCGACCTGCCGAACGCGCTGGAAGGGCTGCGCATGGCCGAACGGCTCGGGCCCGACGTCACCTTCTACAAGATCGGACTGGGCATGCTGACCGGCGGGGGCCTCGCCCTTGCTGACGAACTCAAGCAGAAGGGCAAGCGCGTCTTTCTCGACATGAAGCTGTTCGACATCCCCGCCACGGTAGAGGCGGCGGTCACCGGGCTCTGCCGCTGGGACATCGACTTCCTGACCGTCCATGGCGACCCGAACGTGGTCTCCGCGGCCGCTGCGGGGCGCGGCGACAAGCAGACGAAGATCCTTGCGGTGACGGTGCTGACATCCTCGGACCGCACCGATCTGGACCTGGCGTTGATGCGCCCCGGATCGGTGGCGGATATCGTGCTGGAGCGGGCGCGGCTTGCCTTCCTTGCCGGCGCCGACGGCGTCATCGCCTCGGCCGAGGAAGCCCGCGCGATCCGCGATCTGCCAGAGGCCCGGGGCAAGCTGATCGTGACCCCCGGCATCCGCCCGCTGGGCAGCGCCAAGGGCGACCAGAAGCGTATCGCGACGCCCGCGGGCGCGATCAACAACGGTGCGGATCACATCGTGGTCGGCCGCCCCGTCTGGAACGCGCCCGACCCCGCCGAGGCCGCGCGGTCGATCCTGGCTGAACTGCCGTGA
- a CDS encoding DNA polymerase IV, with product METLCRDCCRLIPAPGRCPHCGSPRLLSHPELTRLSIAHIDCDAFYASVEKRDDPALRDRPLIVGGGQRGVVTTACYIARIKGVRSAMPMFQALKLCPEAAVVRPRMDAYVAVSRQIRALMEDLTPLVEPLSLDEAFLDLSGTDRLHHAPPAVLMARLVRRIETEIGVTASVGLSHNKFLAKIASDLEKPRGFSVLGVAEAPEFLARQKVGMIWGVGASTRETLAQDGIRTIADLLRRDRRDLIARYGQMGERLYRLARGEDTRPVSPGSAAKSVSNETTFSHDITDPDLLDGHLWRLADKVSARLKAQDLAGRVVTLKLKRADHRLLTRRVALPEPTQLAGVIHASAGPLLARALPEAPFRLLGIGLSELGSGAQADLSADLLDPEARRRHAAERAADRIRARFGTDAIVKGRALR from the coding sequence ATGGAAACGCTCTGCCGCGATTGCTGCCGCCTGATCCCGGCGCCGGGACGCTGCCCGCACTGCGGCAGCCCGCGGCTGCTGTCCCATCCGGAACTCACGCGGCTGTCGATCGCCCATATCGATTGCGACGCTTTCTACGCCTCGGTCGAGAAGCGCGACGATCCCGCGCTGCGCGACCGCCCGCTGATCGTGGGGGGCGGGCAGCGGGGCGTGGTGACCACCGCCTGCTATATCGCCCGGATCAAGGGCGTGCGGTCGGCCATGCCGATGTTCCAGGCCCTGAAACTCTGCCCCGAGGCCGCGGTGGTCCGTCCGCGGATGGATGCCTATGTCGCCGTTTCACGCCAGATCCGCGCCCTGATGGAAGATCTGACCCCGCTGGTCGAGCCGCTGTCGCTGGACGAGGCGTTTCTGGACCTGTCCGGCACCGACCGGCTGCATCATGCGCCACCCGCCGTGCTGATGGCGCGGCTGGTGCGCCGGATCGAAACAGAGATCGGCGTGACCGCCTCGGTCGGGCTGTCGCACAACAAGTTCCTCGCCAAGATCGCATCCGACCTGGAAAAGCCGCGCGGCTTCTCGGTGCTGGGTGTGGCCGAAGCGCCGGAATTCCTTGCGCGGCAGAAGGTCGGGATGATCTGGGGTGTCGGCGCATCGACCCGCGAAACGCTGGCACAGGACGGGATCCGGACCATCGCCGACCTGCTGCGCCGTGACCGGCGCGACCTGATCGCGCGTTACGGCCAGATGGGCGAACGGCTCTACCGGCTTGCTCGGGGGGAGGACACGCGCCCCGTATCGCCCGGATCGGCGGCGAAATCCGTGTCGAACGAGACGACTTTTTCACATGACATCACGGACCCCGACCTGCTGGACGGCCATCTCTGGAGGCTGGCGGACAAGGTATCGGCGCGGCTCAAGGCGCAGGACCTGGCCGGGCGCGTCGTCACGCTGAAACTGAAGCGCGCCGACCATCGCCTCCTGACACGCCGCGTGGCCCTGCCAGAGCCGACACAACTTGCGGGCGTGATCCATGCCAGTGCCGGGCCGCTGCTGGCACGCGCCCTGCCGGAAGCGCCGTTCCGGCTGCTGGGTATCGGACTGTCGGAACTGGGATCCGGCGCGCAGGCCGATCTGTCAGCGGATCTGCTGGACCCGGAGGCCAGGCGCCGGCACGCCGCCGAGCGGGCAGCGGACAGGATTCGCGCCCGTTTCGGCACGGATGCGATCGTGAAGGGGCGGGCACTGCGCTGA
- a CDS encoding N-formylglutamate amidohydrolase produces MTKPFILSEPREWTSPAVFSSPHSGTAYPADFLASADLDPMMIRSSEDAFVDRLYAAAPDHGAPLLAATLPRAYVDVNRAADELDPALIAGAQRRCANPRVSAGLGVIPRVVAEGRPIRQGKIPLREALKRLRLGYHPYHEQLEALLSRQRDTFGVALLFDCHSMPHDALCSAPMVRGRRPDVVLGDRFGAACARWVIEAAAELFTAQGFVVARNAPFAGGYITQHYGRPSRNMHALQIEIDRALYMDERRLVPNDRFEDVAARLSAILAQMARLGDAATPLAAE; encoded by the coding sequence GTGACAAAGCCTTTCATCCTGAGCGAACCGCGCGAATGGACATCTCCGGCGGTGTTCAGCTCGCCCCATTCGGGAACGGCCTATCCCGCGGATTTCCTTGCCTCTGCGGATCTCGATCCCATGATGATCCGTTCGTCCGAGGACGCCTTCGTGGACCGCCTCTATGCCGCGGCCCCGGATCATGGCGCGCCGCTTCTGGCGGCGACCCTGCCACGGGCCTATGTCGACGTGAACCGCGCCGCGGACGAGCTGGATCCGGCCCTGATCGCCGGGGCGCAGCGGCGTTGCGCCAATCCAAGGGTCTCTGCCGGGCTGGGCGTGATCCCGCGCGTGGTGGCCGAGGGGCGACCGATCCGCCAGGGCAAGATCCCGCTGCGCGAGGCGCTCAAGCGGCTGCGCCTGGGCTACCACCCCTATCACGAACAGCTCGAGGCGCTTCTGTCGCGCCAGCGCGATACATTCGGCGTGGCGCTTCTGTTCGACTGCCACTCCATGCCGCACGACGCGCTGTGTTCCGCCCCGATGGTTCGGGGGCGGCGGCCGGATGTCGTGCTGGGCGACCGCTTCGGCGCGGCCTGCGCGCGCTGGGTGATCGAGGCGGCGGCCGAGTTGTTCACCGCGCAGGGTTTCGTCGTGGCCCGCAATGCGCCCTTTGCGGGGGGCTATATCACGCAGCATTACGGCCGCCCGTCGCGCAACATGCATGCCCTTCAGATCGAGATCGACCGTGCGCTCTACATGGATGAGCGTCGGCTGGTTCCGAACGACCGCTTCGAGGATGTGGCGGCGCGGCTTTCCGCGATCCTTGCGCAGATGGCGCGGCTGGGCGACGCGGCGACCCCATTGGCTGCCGAATAG
- the ykgO gene encoding type B 50S ribosomal protein L36, with protein MKVRNSLRSLKQRHRDCRIVRRKGRVYVINKTQRRFKARQG; from the coding sequence ATGAAGGTCAGGAACTCGCTTCGGTCCCTCAAGCAGCGCCACCGCGATTGCCGGATCGTGCGCCGCAAGGGTCGGGTCTATGTGATCAACAAGACCCAGCGCCGCTTCAAGGCCCGCCAAGGCTGA
- a CDS encoding peptidoglycan-binding protein has protein sequence MTPRRTALTSMLALALGAGPLWAADMALVLTESGALLGAEPAHDARVRAYRDAGYDITEGFDLDRADLARLLEDFEAELEDADRLVIHLTGRMEQAGGVPVLLPREAEGESSTALLTSGVPLGLFLDFATQSPGQSFLALGRAAAPDAPGLTLSVPDGVVVMRGAPDTVSGLVTGAMIGAGLPPTAIDATAAGVVFEGDLSADLRLGRTGSTPAAPAPTPSPEPEPATPEAMEAALGLSVEQRREIQRNLTALGQNTRGIDGIFGPGTRAAIRAWEEEAGREADGYLTRREIDQLARDADAARAEQAARERADRDAWATAQGTDSVEAYRRYLDRYPRGIFARRAEERIAVLEAERADRQDWARAQDADTIAGYRRYLDAHPDGLFVERARERIVALGGDVESPRERADRETWAAAQSQDTIAAYSDYLDRYPRGMFAERAENRIEALRDASREEERAVERAREEERRQGLNIASILLIEARLALLGFNPGTVDGRIDDTARGAIRSFQDRNGLTVSGYLDNDTMQRLVGGR, from the coding sequence ATGACCCCTCGACGCACCGCGCTGACCTCGATGCTTGCGCTGGCTCTCGGGGCCGGGCCGCTCTGGGCGGCGGACATGGCGCTGGTTCTGACCGAAAGCGGCGCGCTTCTGGGGGCGGAGCCCGCGCATGATGCGCGGGTGCGCGCCTACAGGGATGCGGGATACGACATAACCGAGGGCTTCGATCTGGACCGCGCTGACCTCGCGCGCCTGCTCGAGGATTTCGAGGCCGAGCTTGAGGATGCCGACCGCCTGGTTATCCACCTGACCGGCCGGATGGAACAGGCGGGCGGCGTCCCGGTCCTTCTTCCGCGCGAGGCGGAGGGGGAAAGCAGTACGGCGCTACTGACATCGGGCGTGCCTCTCGGGCTGTTTCTCGATTTCGCCACTCAAAGCCCTGGGCAGAGCTTCTTGGCGCTTGGCCGGGCCGCCGCCCCGGACGCGCCCGGCCTGACGCTCAGCGTTCCCGACGGCGTCGTGGTGATGCGGGGGGCGCCCGATACGGTGTCCGGACTGGTGACGGGGGCGATGATCGGTGCCGGTCTGCCGCCGACGGCAATCGACGCGACGGCAGCCGGGGTCGTGTTCGAGGGTGATCTTTCCGCGGATCTGCGCCTGGGCCGCACCGGCAGCACGCCTGCCGCCCCGGCCCCGACGCCATCCCCCGAGCCTGAGCCCGCGACACCCGAGGCGATGGAGGCGGCCCTGGGCCTGAGCGTCGAACAGCGGCGCGAAATCCAGCGCAACCTGACGGCGCTGGGCCAGAATACCCGCGGGATCGACGGCATCTTCGGTCCCGGCACCCGCGCCGCGATCCGTGCATGGGAAGAAGAGGCCGGGCGCGAGGCGGACGGCTACCTGACCCGCCGGGAGATCGACCAGCTGGCGCGCGACGCCGATGCCGCGCGCGCCGAGCAGGCCGCGAGGGAACGCGCGGACCGCGACGCCTGGGCGACGGCACAGGGCACCGACTCGGTCGAGGCCTATCGCCGCTATCTCGACCGCTATCCGCGCGGGATATTCGCGCGGCGCGCCGAAGAGCGCATTGCCGTGCTCGAGGCCGAGCGGGCCGACCGGCAGGACTGGGCGCGGGCCCAGGATGCAGACACGATCGCGGGTTATCGCCGCTATCTCGACGCGCATCCCGACGGGCTGTTCGTCGAGCGTGCGCGCGAACGCATTGTCGCGCTGGGCGGCGACGTCGAATCCCCGCGCGAGCGGGCCGACCGCGAGACCTGGGCCGCCGCGCAGTCGCAGGACACGATCGCTGCCTATAGCGACTATCTTGACCGCTACCCGCGCGGGATGTTCGCCGAACGCGCGGAGAATCGGATCGAGGCGCTGCGCGATGCCTCAAGGGAGGAAGAGCGCGCCGTCGAACGCGCCCGCGAGGAAGAGCGTCGCCAGGGTCTCAACATCGCGTCGATCCTGCTTATCGAGGCGCGGCTGGCGCTACTGGGCTTCAATCCCGGTACGGTCGATGGCCGCATCGACGATACGGCACGCGGGGCTATCCGCAGTTTCCAGGACCGCAACGGCCTGACCGTCAGCGGCTATCTGGACAACGATACGATGCAGCGCCTGGTGGGCGGGCGATAA
- a CDS encoding phenylacetate--CoA ligase family protein, producing MAHYDDLETRSPEEREAHWARALPAQIANAQERAPSMAALLGEVDAATITDRQALARLPVLRKADLMGPQAANPPLGGFATRPATAFHHLYMSPGPIFEPGDTTRDWWRFGRFLHALGIGPGDIVQNCFSYHLTPAGAMFENAIAAVAATVVPAGTGQTELQAQAGAALGVTAYAGTPDFLKAILDRADALGLSLSIRKAAVSGGALFPSLRAAYEGRGITCRQCYATADLGLIAYESDAMEGMIVDEGVLVEIVRPGTGDPVPDGEVGEVVVTTLNPDYPLIRFATGDLSAVLPGESPCGRTNMRIKGWMGRADQTTKIKGMFVRPEQVAQLAARHPEAGRLRIVVTREGEQDAMLVQADGAAADEAALGESLSAVLKLRGRVEIVPQGSLPNDGKVIDDRRSYD from the coding sequence TTGGCGCATTACGACGATCTGGAAACCCGCAGCCCCGAGGAACGCGAAGCGCACTGGGCGCGCGCGCTGCCCGCGCAGATCGCCAACGCACAGGAACGCGCGCCATCCATGGCGGCGCTTCTCGGAGAGGTGGATGCCGCAACGATCACCGACCGGCAGGCGCTGGCGCGGCTGCCGGTGTTGCGCAAGGCCGACCTGATGGGACCACAGGCCGCGAACCCGCCCCTGGGGGGCTTTGCCACCCGGCCTGCGACCGCGTTCCACCATCTCTACATGTCGCCCGGGCCCATCTTCGAGCCGGGCGACACGACCCGTGACTGGTGGCGCTTCGGCCGCTTCCTGCACGCGCTCGGGATCGGCCCCGGCGACATCGTGCAGAACTGCTTTTCCTACCACCTGACCCCGGCGGGCGCGATGTTCGAAAATGCCATCGCAGCGGTGGCCGCGACCGTCGTGCCAGCCGGCACCGGACAGACGGAGTTGCAGGCGCAGGCCGGCGCCGCGCTTGGCGTCACCGCCTATGCGGGCACGCCCGATTTCCTGAAGGCGATCCTCGACAGGGCGGATGCGCTGGGCCTGAGCCTGTCGATCCGCAAGGCCGCCGTCTCGGGCGGGGCGCTGTTCCCCTCGCTGCGGGCGGCATACGAGGGGCGCGGCATCACCTGCCGCCAGTGCTATGCCACCGCCGACCTGGGCCTGATCGCCTACGAGTCGGACGCGATGGAGGGGATGATCGTAGACGAGGGGGTGCTGGTCGAGATCGTGCGCCCCGGCACCGGCGATCCGGTCCCGGACGGCGAGGTGGGCGAGGTCGTGGTGACCACGCTCAACCCCGACTATCCGCTGATCCGTTTCGCCACCGGCGATCTGTCCGCGGTTCTGCCGGGGGAAAGTCCCTGCGGGCGAACGAACATGCGCATCAAGGGCTGGATGGGCCGGGCCGACCAGACGACAAAGATCAAGGGCATGTTCGTGCGCCCCGAACAGGTCGCCCAACTGGCTGCCCGCCACCCGGAGGCGGGGCGGCTGCGTATCGTCGTCACCCGCGAGGGAGAGCAGGACGCGATGCTGGTCCAGGCTGACGGTGCCGCGGCGGACGAGGCTGCGCTGGGCGAGAGTCTTTCCGCCGTTCTCAAGCTGCGTGGCCGGGTGGAGATTGTGCCGCAGGGCAGTTTGCCCAATGATGGCAAGGTGATCGACGATCGCCGCAGTTATGACTGA
- a CDS encoding ABC transporter ATP-binding protein has product MRDTTPDEQPLLEVNNIEVIYNHVILVLKGVSLSVPKGGVTALLGGNGAGKTTTLKAISNLLHSERGEITKGSILYRGERVGNLSPSDLVKKGVIQVMEGRHCFEHLTIEENLMTGAYTRRDGKGAVAADLEMVYAYFPRLKERRKSQAGYTSGGEQQMCAIGRALMSRPETVLLDEPSMGLAPQLVEEIFGIVKALNENEGVSFLLAEQNTNVALRFAHYGYILESGRIVMDGPATQLRENPDVKEFYLGMSDKGRKSFRDVRSYRRRKRWLS; this is encoded by the coding sequence ATGCGCGACACGACCCCGGACGAGCAGCCCCTGCTCGAGGTCAACAATATCGAGGTGATCTACAACCACGTCATCCTGGTGCTGAAGGGCGTCAGCCTGTCGGTGCCAAAGGGCGGGGTCACCGCGCTTCTGGGCGGCAACGGCGCGGGCAAGACGACCACGCTCAAGGCGATTTCCAATCTTCTCCACTCCGAGCGGGGAGAGATCACGAAGGGCTCGATCCTCTACCGTGGCGAGAGGGTGGGCAATCTCAGCCCCTCGGACCTGGTGAAGAAGGGCGTCATCCAGGTGATGGAGGGGCGCCACTGTTTCGAGCACCTGACCATCGAGGAAAACCTGATGACCGGGGCCTATACCCGGCGTGACGGCAAGGGCGCGGTCGCGGCGGATCTGGAAATGGTCTACGCCTATTTCCCCCGCCTGAAGGAGCGCCGCAAGAGCCAGGCCGGCTATACCTCCGGCGGCGAGCAGCAGATGTGCGCCATCGGCCGGGCCCTGATGAGCCGGCCCGAGACGGTGCTTCTGGACGAGCCGTCCATGGGGCTTGCGCCGCAACTGGTCGAGGAGATCTTCGGCATCGTCAAGGCGCTGAACGAGAACGAGGGTGTCAGCTTCCTTCTGGCTGAGCAGAACACCAACGTCGCCCTGCGTTTCGCCCATTACGGCTATATCCTCGAGTCGGGGCGGATCGTGATGGATGGCCCCGCCACACAGCTGCGCGAGAACCCGGACGTGAAGGAGTTCTACCTTGGCATGTCCGACAAGGGGCGGAAGTCCTTCCGCGACGTGCGCAGCTATCGGCGCCGGAAACGCTGGCTGTCGTAA
- a CDS encoding ABC transporter substrate-binding protein, with product MRLKKMATLALAGVMGASPALADLVFPSLSYRTGPFAASGIPFADGYADYFTLLNERDGGIGGVRVQVPECETAYNTEKGVECYEATKGLGALVYQPLSTGITYQLIPKVTADGIPMHSMGYGRTSAADGTVFNWIFNYPGTYWDAAAIMVQHAKDVSGGSLEGKTIALLYHNSAYGKEPIRTLEEIAKNEGYNLTLIPVDSPGQEQKSQWLQIRRERPDFVFFWGWGVMNQVAVQEAANIRYPMENFIGVWWSGAEPDVLPAGQGAHGYKSVNFTGVGTGFPIFEDIQTHVVDKGLAAGDGQSIGQVQYNRGLYAAMLAAEAARRAQEIHGVADITPAMMRDGMEALEITSARMAELGLPDFAPEITVTCANHSGPGKALVQQWDAEAKVWNAITDFMTADRSVIDVLVKEDSAAFAAESGITPRSCN from the coding sequence ATGAGACTGAAGAAAATGGCGACGCTGGCGCTGGCCGGCGTCATGGGCGCAAGCCCGGCGCTGGCGGATCTGGTGTTCCCGTCGCTCAGCTACCGGACCGGCCCCTTCGCCGCGAGCGGCATCCCCTTCGCCGATGGCTATGCCGACTACTTCACGCTTCTGAACGAGCGGGATGGCGGCATCGGCGGCGTGCGGGTGCAGGTGCCCGAATGCGAGACCGCCTACAACACCGAAAAGGGTGTCGAGTGCTACGAGGCGACCAAGGGGCTGGGCGCGCTGGTCTACCAGCCGCTTTCGACCGGCATCACCTACCAGCTGATCCCCAAGGTGACCGCCGACGGGATCCCGATGCACTCGATGGGCTATGGCCGCACCTCGGCCGCGGATGGCACCGTGTTCAACTGGATCTTCAACTATCCCGGAACCTACTGGGATGCCGCGGCGATCATGGTCCAGCACGCCAAGGACGTGTCGGGCGGCAGCCTGGAGGGCAAGACGATCGCGCTGCTCTACCACAACTCCGCCTATGGCAAGGAGCCGATCCGCACGCTGGAAGAGATCGCCAAGAACGAGGGTTACAACCTGACCCTCATTCCGGTGGACAGCCCCGGGCAGGAGCAGAAGTCGCAATGGCTTCAGATCCGTCGCGAACGGCCCGATTTCGTGTTCTTCTGGGGCTGGGGCGTCATGAACCAGGTCGCCGTGCAGGAGGCCGCGAACATCCGCTACCCGATGGAGAACTTCATCGGCGTGTGGTGGTCCGGGGCCGAGCCCGACGTGCTGCCGGCAGGGCAGGGCGCGCATGGCTACAAGTCGGTGAACTTCACCGGCGTCGGTACCGGCTTCCCGATCTTCGAGGACATCCAGACCCATGTCGTGGACAAGGGCCTTGCCGCCGGTGACGGGCAGAGCATCGGCCAGGTGCAGTACAACCGTGGGCTCTATGCAGCGATGCTGGCCGCCGAGGCGGCGCGCAGGGCGCAGGAGATCCATGGCGTGGCCGACATCACGCCCGCGATGATGCGCGACGGGATGGAGGCGCTGGAGATCACCTCGGCGCGGATGGCCGAGCTTGGGCTGCCCGATTTCGCCCCCGAGATCACCGTGACCTGTGCCAACCATTCCGGCCCCGGCAAGGCGCTGGTGCAGCAGTGGGACGCCGAGGCGAAGGTGTGGAACGCGATCACCGATTTCATGACCGCCGATCGCAGCGTGATCGACGTGCTCGTGAAGGAGGACAGCGCCGCCTTCGCCGCGGAAAGCGGCATCACCCCGCGCAGCTGCAACTGA
- a CDS encoding branched-chain amino acid ABC transporter permease yields MFYREAGDFKTSYAADGQTFPIAFDRWRYYAVLAVAFLAIPLFITEYSANAVLIPFLIWSIIAIGLNILTGYCGQVSLGTGGFMAVGAYASYKIMTAVPDLNILFVVLLSGGVTAAVGMLFGLPSLRIKGFYLAVATLAAQFFLVWLFNRVPWFYNYSASGQITTQERTVLGFAVTGPNAAPEAKYLFCLVILFAMAWVARNLTRGRLGRSWMAIRDMDIAAEIIGVNPLRAKLSAFAVSSFFVGVGGALFFSVYLGAVEVGEAFGINKSFLALFMIIIGGLGSIFGSFAGAAFIVLLPVFLKNVMVGGLGWPTDIAAHFEFVILGALIIVFLILEPHGLAALWRTVKEKLRLWPFPH; encoded by the coding sequence ATGTTCTACCGCGAGGCAGGCGACTTCAAGACGAGCTATGCGGCCGACGGGCAGACCTTTCCCATCGCATTTGACCGCTGGCGCTATTACGCGGTGCTGGCGGTGGCCTTCCTTGCCATTCCGCTCTTCATCACGGAATACAGCGCCAACGCGGTCCTGATCCCGTTCCTGATCTGGTCGATCATCGCTATCGGGCTGAACATCCTGACGGGGTATTGCGGCCAGGTCAGCCTGGGAACCGGGGGGTTCATGGCGGTGGGCGCCTATGCCTCCTACAAGATCATGACGGCGGTGCCGGACCTGAACATCCTGTTCGTCGTGCTTCTGTCGGGCGGTGTCACCGCCGCGGTGGGGATGCTGTTCGGCCTGCCGTCGCTTCGGATCAAGGGCTTCTACCTGGCGGTCGCGACACTGGCGGCGCAATTCTTCCTGGTCTGGCTCTTCAACCGGGTGCCGTGGTTCTACAACTACTCCGCCTCGGGCCAGATCACCACGCAGGAGCGGACCGTCCTCGGATTTGCCGTGACCGGCCCCAACGCGGCGCCCGAAGCGAAATACCTGTTCTGCCTCGTGATCCTGTTCGCCATGGCCTGGGTCGCGCGCAACCTGACGCGCGGCCGCCTGGGCCGGTCCTGGATGGCCATTCGCGACATGGACATCGCCGCCGAGATCATCGGCGTGAACCCGCTCCGCGCCAAGCTGTCGGCCTTTGCCGTGTCGTCCTTCTTCGTGGGCGTCGGCGGCGCGCTGTTCTTCTCGGTCTATCTGGGCGCGGTCGAGGTCGGAGAGGCCTTCGGCATCAACAAGTCCTTCCTTGCACTGTTCATGATCATCATAGGCGGGCTCGGCTCGATCTTCGGCTCCTTCGCGGGGGCGGCCTTCATCGTGCTGCTGCCGGTGTTCCTGAAGAACGTGATGGTGGGTGGCCTGGGCTGGCCCACCGACATCGCGGCGCATTTCGAGTTCGTCATCCTCGGTGCGCTGATCATCGTCTTTCTCATTCTCGAGCCGCATGGGCTGGCCGCCCTCTGGCGCACCGTGAAGGAGAAGCTGCGACTCTGGCCCTTCCCGCACTAG